The Dermacentor albipictus isolate Rhodes 1998 colony chromosome 2, USDA_Dalb.pri_finalv2, whole genome shotgun sequence genome has a segment encoding these proteins:
- the LOC139055420 gene encoding chondroadherin-like, which translates to MRVSQSAEFCRRASPKMFRAYWVFFLLQCCSVRFVLSEPSCQKFEVDAGISFICAGFTSISQLATKIPRPEPNKHAFTLSDSRLESLPVDAFDGLSASNVTLNNVHIDNFDASHPNAFERLNGTLVELVFARGSTLPKSWCLLQHVLSLTSLHFEKQALSIDHDWSNLPRSLRDIFVTESTVSSLEQGALAALTSLEQFRITDSRLSNFSWSLLPSPARSLHTIVLSQNELTEIPKGFNPQQFPALKSIHLESNPITTWSGETLDAIRLHPNSPTLILGAITCDCRVRALREFPRNQTSATCASPEGLRYQRIDEISVEDLRC; encoded by the exons ATGCGTGTTTCCCAGTCCGCTGAATTCTGTCGGAGAGCGTCTCCGAAAATGTTTCGCGCGTACTGGGTTTTTTTCCTGCTGCAGTGCTGCAGCGTACGGTTCGTCCTTTCGGAACCGTCTTGCCAAAAGTTTGAAGTGGACGCAGGTATTTCCTTCATTTGCGCAGGTTTCACAAGCATCTCCCAGTTGGCCACGAAAATTCCACGCCCCGAGCCCAACAAGCACGCCTTCACGCTATCCGACAGTCGCCTCGAGAGCCTACCCGTCGACGCATTTGACGGCTTATCCGCCTCCAATGTAACGCTGAACAACGTCCACATCGACAACTTCGACGCGTCGCACCCAAACGCGTTCGAAAGACTCAATGGCACACTGGTTGAGCTGGTGTTTGCTAGAGGAAGTACCTTGCCGAAGTCGTGGTGCCTGCTGCAGCACGTTCTCTCCCTTACATCACTGCACTTTGAGAAGCAGGCTTTGTCGATCGACCACGACTGGAGCAACCTGCCACGCAGTCTGCGCGACATATTCGTCACGGAGTCTACAGTCTCGAGCCTGGAACAAGGCGCCCTTGCTGCATTGACGAGCTTAGAGCAGTTCCGCATCACCGATAGTAGACTGAGCAATTTTTCGTGGTCTCTTTTGCCGAGTCCAGCTCGATCTCTGCACACGATAGTGTTAAG CCAAAATGAACTCACTGAAATTCCTAAAGGGTTCAATCCCCAGCAGTTTCCTGCTTTAAAAAGCATTCACCTAGAGTCCAATCCTATCACGACCTGGAGTGGGGAAACGCTTGATGCTATTCGCCTGCATCCTAACAGCCCAACGTTGATCCTCG GTGCCATAACATGCGACTGTCGGGTTCGTGCGCTTCGAGAGTTTCCCAGGAACCAAACGTCAGCGACATGCGCTTCACCAGAAGGCTTGAGATACCAGCGAATCGACGAGATCAGCGTCGAAGACCTGCGTTGCTAA